The following proteins are co-located in the Alcaligenes faecalis genome:
- a CDS encoding very short patch repair endonuclease: MRVPTTPQRSRMMSSIRGKNTWPERTLRTILFSRGFRYRLHVRKLPGSPDMVFPKYRALVFVHGCFWHRHDGCRYTTTPRTNGNFWRRKFQGNIERDRRHMDALKALNWRVAIVWECALKHSPVKTACMVEEWLHGNAPVLVVGQSTSASSGI; encoded by the coding sequence ATGCGTGTACCAACGACTCCGCAGCGCAGCCGCATGATGTCGAGCATCAGAGGAAAGAACACTTGGCCGGAACGCACTCTCCGCACTATTCTTTTCTCCAGAGGATTCCGGTATAGACTTCATGTCAGGAAACTGCCGGGCTCCCCTGACATGGTGTTCCCGAAGTACAGGGCTTTGGTATTCGTCCATGGCTGTTTCTGGCATCGACATGACGGTTGCCGATACACGACCACGCCGCGAACGAATGGCAACTTCTGGAGACGGAAATTCCAGGGAAACATCGAACGCGACAGACGACACATGGATGCCCTCAAAGCTCTCAACTGGCGGGTGGCCATTGTCTGGGAGTGCGCACTGAAGCATTCGCCTGTAAAAACTGCATGTATGGTTGAGGAGTGGCTGCATGGCAATGCTCCTGTCTTGGTGGTCGGTCAATCGACCTCCGCAAGCAGCGGCATCTGA
- a CDS encoding PD-(D/E)XK motif protein, giving the protein MPESSPWDAITIPGADFNVRQVAVKTAVPCFWGRDANGSCLFIVELQGDHAVQYRKNAVTVNGVDVDLRAGDSGRQRLILALEREVDRDLFEGLCRSLALVLENATDSASSLAVSLLHLRRWKTFLSGRSQHLSAEDVRGIFAEIVFLMELINRKIPSEVAVESWLGPERSHQDFIFGKTAVEVKSLSGTERSSIRISSEDQLESLNDLLFLRVYRMSSLADSAVARSLNEIVFEVQLLLDEADAVEAFDRKLVARGYAPLPEYDQPRFVVSETLTYCVSEEFPRLVRSKLQAGIANVAYDIRLEAISSHQCDEAVIFGGE; this is encoded by the coding sequence ATGCCTGAGTCTTCACCGTGGGATGCAATCACCATTCCAGGAGCGGACTTCAATGTCCGTCAGGTTGCTGTGAAAACTGCAGTTCCCTGCTTCTGGGGACGTGATGCTAATGGTTCTTGCCTGTTCATCGTTGAGCTTCAGGGGGATCATGCGGTCCAGTATCGTAAGAACGCGGTCACAGTCAACGGTGTCGATGTCGATCTTCGCGCCGGCGACAGCGGGCGGCAACGTCTGATCCTTGCGCTTGAAAGGGAGGTTGATCGCGATCTCTTCGAGGGGCTGTGTCGCAGCCTTGCACTCGTGCTGGAGAACGCCACTGATTCGGCCAGTTCCCTGGCAGTTTCGCTGCTGCATCTCCGCCGTTGGAAAACATTCCTTTCCGGCAGAAGCCAGCATCTTTCTGCTGAGGATGTTCGAGGTATCTTCGCCGAAATCGTATTTCTGATGGAGCTGATCAATCGGAAAATACCAAGCGAAGTTGCAGTCGAATCTTGGCTTGGCCCGGAACGATCGCATCAGGACTTCATCTTTGGCAAAACGGCGGTCGAGGTCAAATCACTGTCGGGTACTGAACGAAGCAGTATTAGAATTTCATCGGAAGATCAACTTGAATCGTTGAATGACCTGCTGTTCCTGCGTGTATACAGGATGAGCAGTCTGGCCGATTCTGCAGTAGCACGCTCGCTAAATGAAATCGTCTTTGAGGTTCAGCTGTTGCTTGATGAGGCGGACGCTGTCGAAGCCTTCGACAGGAAGCTTGTGGCTCGCGGCTACGCACCGCTCCCTGAGTACGATCAACCACGCTTCGTTGTTAGTGAAACACTCACTTATTGCGTCAGTGAAGAATTTCCTCGCCTTGTGCGCTCGAAACTTCAGGCTGGGATCGCCAACGTCGCCTACGACATCAGGCTGGAAGCGATTTCCTCGCATCAGTGTGATGAGGCCGTGATCTTTGGAGGGGAATGA
- a CDS encoding Z1 domain-containing protein, which produces MSMTAVTQERNISNALISGLANMPETPTREQVEEKAKQIAVIFGYEGDLRNIVAEAMESVVTRMGAGVSLVDVDAKHDDQWVHKREDVDWTYARAYEEFLRNEGWPPQMVQSLSDVTTRILGHLQDPLSEGTSWNRRGLVIGHVQSGKTANYTGLIARAADAGYKFIVVIAGIHNNLRRQTQQRIDEAFIGRSSDPEDRRNIGVGLTPGYPHPATLTNINGDFNKNTAAKSGWKINDFSKPIILIIKKNVTTLTALHKWLKALNAGGGDRISDVPMLLIDDEADNASINTNKEDLDPTKTNAMIRRILGLFAKSCYVGYTATPFANIFINPDAYGDDVREELFPRDFIYCLDAPTTYFGAEKVFLNEETSDSIVRPIDDCENFIPYSHKRDDSTHELPPSLYRALDEFIVARAIRNLRGQAGKHCSMMVNVSRFVPVQRAVRDFLSLREKKIREAVLANYAMPEDVSSRNIYMQGLKQAFDDEYADAGSTWAEVKSALHDVFEHLHLFVINSKSDEVLDYTRYEKEGVGLTAVAVGGLSLSRGLTIEGLTISYMYRNTKMYDTLMQMGRWFGYRPGFEDLCRVHLSRDSINWYSHIAGAAEELVQQVKRMRRDRLSPKDFGFYVRAHPDSLLITAVNKMRSGKKETVEQSFSGRLRESYIVSTDSEVNARNFSLITDHWKNGFGGRPQELTEKGFVFKDVPVQVIEDFLIQFECHSNFAGQKSDVVSYLERIAAKRPWADVLLISPSAGSGGDAPFTLRNQVRVVGKDQPAGSSWRLNKDRVASRGDEKLGLSDPQREKAKILAEGKDGLGAVSDTHYREVREKPLLMIHSLEPKGDSVAGPIAAFGISFPFGDYLTTINVVVNKVWLKQMQGYVDDPDDEEDYDA; this is translated from the coding sequence ATGAGCATGACGGCTGTCACTCAGGAGCGGAATATCTCCAATGCACTGATTTCAGGCTTGGCCAACATGCCGGAAACGCCGACGCGCGAGCAGGTGGAGGAGAAGGCAAAACAGATTGCCGTGATATTCGGATATGAGGGAGATCTGCGCAACATTGTTGCCGAAGCCATGGAGTCTGTTGTGACTCGCATGGGAGCGGGAGTTTCACTTGTTGACGTCGATGCAAAGCACGATGACCAATGGGTTCACAAGCGAGAGGATGTTGACTGGACATACGCCAGGGCGTACGAGGAATTCCTTCGCAACGAGGGCTGGCCTCCGCAAATGGTCCAGTCGCTGAGCGATGTAACCACACGCATTCTGGGGCATCTTCAGGACCCGCTGAGCGAAGGAACGAGCTGGAATCGACGTGGCCTTGTTATTGGTCATGTGCAGTCTGGAAAGACGGCCAACTACACTGGTCTGATAGCTCGTGCCGCCGATGCGGGGTATAAGTTCATTGTCGTCATCGCAGGCATTCACAACAACCTTCGCAGACAGACACAGCAGCGAATTGACGAGGCTTTCATCGGTCGATCGAGTGATCCAGAGGATCGCCGCAACATTGGTGTCGGTCTCACGCCGGGCTATCCACATCCGGCCACCCTTACCAACATCAACGGCGACTTCAATAAGAATACTGCAGCCAAGAGTGGCTGGAAGATCAACGATTTCAGCAAGCCGATCATTCTGATCATCAAGAAAAACGTCACGACGCTCACTGCATTGCACAAGTGGCTGAAGGCGCTCAACGCCGGAGGTGGAGATCGCATCTCCGATGTTCCCATGCTGTTGATTGACGACGAGGCCGACAATGCCTCGATCAACACGAACAAGGAAGATCTGGATCCGACCAAGACGAATGCGATGATTCGTCGAATTCTTGGGCTTTTTGCGAAATCCTGCTATGTCGGATATACGGCAACGCCATTTGCCAATATATTCATCAATCCGGATGCCTATGGCGATGATGTCCGGGAAGAGCTTTTCCCTCGTGATTTCATCTATTGTCTGGATGCACCAACCACCTACTTTGGTGCGGAAAAGGTATTTCTCAACGAGGAAACCAGTGATTCGATCGTCAGACCGATTGATGATTGTGAGAATTTTATTCCCTATTCCCACAAGAGGGATGATTCCACTCATGAATTGCCGCCTAGTCTCTATCGCGCATTGGACGAATTCATCGTCGCCCGGGCCATCCGGAACCTGCGCGGTCAAGCAGGGAAGCATTGCTCGATGATGGTTAACGTCTCGCGATTCGTGCCCGTACAGAGGGCCGTTCGTGACTTCCTGAGTCTCAGGGAGAAGAAGATCAGGGAAGCGGTTCTCGCCAACTACGCGATGCCGGAAGATGTTTCATCAAGAAATATTTACATGCAGGGGCTGAAACAAGCATTCGATGACGAATATGCCGACGCGGGAAGCACGTGGGCGGAGGTCAAGTCGGCTCTCCATGACGTTTTCGAGCATCTTCATCTTTTCGTCATCAATAGCAAGAGTGACGAAGTGCTCGACTACACCCGGTACGAGAAGGAAGGCGTCGGGCTGACGGCGGTAGCGGTCGGCGGTCTTAGCCTTTCACGAGGCTTGACCATAGAGGGATTGACCATCAGCTACATGTACCGCAACACGAAGATGTACGACACCCTCATGCAGATGGGACGCTGGTTCGGCTACCGACCAGGCTTCGAGGATCTGTGCCGCGTGCATCTTTCCCGAGACTCCATAAACTGGTATTCACATATCGCTGGTGCCGCCGAAGAGCTGGTGCAGCAGGTCAAACGCATGCGACGCGATCGCCTCAGTCCGAAGGATTTTGGTTTTTACGTTCGTGCGCATCCAGACAGTCTGCTGATCACGGCGGTGAACAAGATGCGTTCTGGCAAGAAGGAAACGGTTGAACAAAGTTTCAGTGGGCGACTTCGCGAGAGCTACATTGTGTCCACAGATTCCGAAGTGAATGCTAGAAATTTTTCGCTGATCACAGATCATTGGAAAAATGGTTTTGGTGGACGACCTCAGGAGCTGACCGAGAAGGGTTTCGTCTTTAAGGACGTGCCGGTTCAGGTGATCGAAGACTTCCTCATTCAGTTTGAATGTCATTCGAACTTTGCGGGGCAGAAGTCCGATGTGGTGAGCTATCTTGAAAGAATAGCGGCAAAACGCCCTTGGGCCGATGTTTTGTTGATATCACCTTCAGCGGGCTCGGGTGGCGATGCTCCTTTCACACTGCGGAATCAGGTGCGAGTTGTTGGGAAGGATCAACCTGCGGGCTCTTCCTGGCGTCTGAACAAAGACAGGGTTGCTTCGCGTGGTGACGAGAAACTGGGGCTCAGTGATCCACAGCGCGAGAAGGCAAAAATTCTTGCCGAAGGGAAAGACGGCCTGGGAGCCGTCTCTGATACCCATTACCGTGAGGTTCGCGAGAAACCTCTCCTCATGATTCACAGCCTGGAACCCAAGGGGGATTCTGTGGCAGGTCCGATTGCCGCTTTCGGCATCAGTTTCCCTTTCGGAGACTATTTGACGACCATCAATGTCGTCGTTAACAAGGTCTGGCTCAAGCAGATGCAAGGCTATGTCGATGACCCTGACGATGAGGAGGACTACGATGCCTGA
- a CDS encoding ATP-binding protein has translation MRDLGYSLETAIADLIDNSISAGADAIDIVCDVSGEHPVLVILDNGRGMDEVELRAAMRHGTGNPRQQRSPQDLGRFGLGLKTASFSQCRSLTVVSKRDGKVCGAEWDLDRIDAADDWVLSILDEADVRALPHTERLGSRGTAVIWQRLDRLMEDEAGDHSQEIVNEKLEVVGRHLSLVFHRFLSGEVKGNSRISISINGHPVATFDPFCRKNPATQMLPEEIVRVGDAEVRLQPYVLPHHSRLSASEYDFYQDRSDFISNQGGYVYRNGRLMAWGDWFRLVPKGEATKLARVQIDFPNSLDEAWTIDIKKSRARPPHMVRERLRQIISQITGRSVKVHRGRGQKLFQETQAPLWERYADHDGIRFAINAQHPIIASLADKLPPEDAELLRVLLESVAGSLPVEMIYSDYSTHPREINQRSADESQVMERLRGLRQALYGTGPGDAKAFLQVVRSTHLFDGQTDLIDKYISEEFA, from the coding sequence ATGAGAGATCTTGGTTATTCACTTGAAACAGCTATCGCGGATCTGATAGACAACAGCATTTCCGCAGGCGCGGATGCGATCGATATCGTCTGCGATGTTTCGGGCGAACATCCTGTGCTTGTCATTCTCGACAATGGCAGAGGCATGGACGAGGTGGAGCTGCGGGCTGCAATGCGTCATGGAACCGGAAACCCACGACAGCAGCGTTCTCCACAGGATCTCGGGCGCTTCGGCCTTGGACTGAAGACTGCATCGTTCTCCCAGTGTCGATCCCTCACGGTTGTGAGCAAGAGGGATGGCAAGGTTTGCGGTGCCGAATGGGACCTGGATCGTATCGATGCAGCGGACGACTGGGTTCTGAGCATTCTCGATGAAGCTGACGTCCGTGCGCTGCCACACACCGAACGCCTGGGCAGCCGAGGCACTGCCGTCATCTGGCAGAGGCTCGACCGGTTGATGGAAGATGAAGCTGGAGATCACAGCCAGGAAATCGTCAACGAGAAGCTTGAGGTGGTAGGGAGGCATCTATCCCTCGTTTTTCACCGTTTTCTTTCCGGTGAGGTCAAGGGAAACTCCAGAATCTCGATTTCCATCAATGGTCATCCTGTTGCCACGTTCGACCCTTTCTGCAGGAAAAATCCTGCCACTCAGATGCTCCCGGAGGAGATAGTCCGGGTTGGTGATGCCGAAGTGCGTCTGCAGCCTTATGTGTTGCCTCATCACAGTCGGCTTTCCGCGTCCGAGTATGACTTCTACCAGGATCGCAGTGACTTCATCTCGAATCAGGGGGGCTACGTCTACCGGAACGGCCGACTGATGGCATGGGGAGACTGGTTCCGACTGGTGCCGAAAGGGGAAGCGACCAAGCTGGCCCGTGTGCAGATTGACTTTCCCAACAGCCTGGATGAGGCTTGGACAATCGACATCAAGAAATCACGTGCACGCCCACCGCATATGGTTCGTGAGCGCTTGCGTCAGATCATCAGCCAGATCACGGGCCGTAGCGTGAAGGTACATCGGGGACGTGGGCAGAAACTGTTTCAGGAAACCCAGGCCCCGCTCTGGGAACGCTATGCCGATCATGATGGCATTCGGTTCGCAATCAATGCCCAGCATCCAATCATTGCTTCCCTGGCAGACAAGCTTCCTCCAGAGGATGCAGAGCTGCTTCGCGTGCTGCTTGAATCAGTTGCGGGCTCCCTGCCTGTCGAAATGATCTATTCGGACTATTCGACGCACCCGCGTGAGATCAATCAGAGATCGGCGGATGAAAGTCAAGTCATGGAGAGGCTGAGGGGTCTGCGTCAGGCCCTTTACGGGACAGGCCCCGGGGATGCCAAGGCATTTCTTCAGGTCGTCAGATCCACACATCTTTTTGACGGCCAGACAGACCTGATCGATAAATACATAAGTGAGGAGTTTGCATGA
- a CDS encoding DNA cytosine methyltransferase produces the protein MMPVPIIDLFAGPGGLGEGFASLRGHRQQPFFEIALSIEKTAVAHRTLTLRAVFRRLRGTKDIRHYYSYVQGKIDESEFRALPAVESAFEHASKEARCLELGKSDEAAIDAEIRAALKGQETWVLIGGPPCQAYSLAGRSRRANDKNFHKDEKHFLYKEYLRIIQVHKPAIFVMENVKGLLSSKHFGNPMFEKIISDLSSPEEGLEYEIRSFTKAGNSDSLEPADYLIHSERYGIPQSRQRVILLGVRKGLGIPQHRLLTPVASPTTVSQAIDDLPKIRSRLSRDDSLDAWRKAVLAAPAYVKGWKTENESTLINLMRDFAASATSVTTGGAFIEKEYKRTRNQTELQKWLLDRSLGGVCQHEARSHMATDLARYLFSATFAHSQGYSPRLNIFPPKLLPDHINVHVLGENQPMPFNDRFRVQCRNEPATTVVAHIAKDGHYYIHYDPSQCRSLTVREAARLQTFPDNYFFAGNRTEQYTQVGNAVPPLLARKLAEVVRSILNRMTREKRKQEGVHWCQEELESQRHHLPAKRGQMPLLAEVD, from the coding sequence ATGATGCCTGTTCCGATAATCGATCTGTTTGCAGGGCCGGGAGGGCTTGGTGAGGGGTTCGCCTCATTGAGGGGGCACAGGCAACAGCCGTTCTTCGAGATCGCTCTTTCCATCGAGAAGACCGCAGTTGCGCATCGCACCCTGACATTGAGGGCAGTGTTCAGACGCCTGCGTGGCACGAAGGACATCCGGCATTACTACAGCTACGTGCAAGGTAAGATTGACGAGTCTGAATTCCGCGCACTCCCGGCTGTAGAAAGCGCCTTCGAGCATGCCTCAAAAGAAGCAAGGTGTCTGGAACTTGGCAAGTCAGATGAGGCCGCCATCGATGCCGAGATACGGGCCGCACTGAAAGGTCAGGAAACCTGGGTGCTTATCGGTGGCCCGCCGTGTCAAGCGTATTCCCTTGCTGGCCGCTCCCGTCGGGCGAACGACAAGAATTTTCACAAGGATGAAAAGCACTTCCTCTACAAGGAGTACCTGCGGATCATTCAAGTGCACAAGCCAGCGATCTTCGTGATGGAGAACGTCAAGGGGCTGCTCTCGTCGAAGCACTTCGGCAATCCGATGTTCGAGAAGATCATCTCCGACCTGTCCTCGCCAGAGGAAGGTCTTGAGTATGAGATCCGCTCCTTCACGAAGGCCGGCAACAGCGATTCTCTGGAGCCTGCTGACTATCTCATTCATTCGGAACGCTATGGTATACCTCAAAGCAGACAGCGCGTGATTCTGCTTGGCGTTAGAAAAGGGCTTGGCATTCCCCAGCACAGACTGTTGACTCCCGTTGCAAGCCCCACAACTGTCAGCCAGGCAATTGACGACCTGCCGAAGATCAGAAGCCGGTTGTCCAGGGACGACTCGCTCGACGCGTGGCGAAAGGCTGTCCTGGCTGCTCCAGCCTACGTCAAGGGATGGAAAACGGAAAACGAGTCCACCCTGATCAACTTGATGCGAGACTTTGCAGCCTCGGCGACCAGTGTCACAACGGGTGGTGCCTTTATTGAGAAGGAATACAAAAGGACAAGGAATCAGACAGAACTTCAGAAGTGGCTGCTTGATCGAAGCCTTGGTGGAGTATGTCAGCATGAAGCGAGATCGCACATGGCTACCGATCTGGCGCGATATCTTTTTTCGGCCACTTTTGCGCATTCGCAGGGATATTCGCCAAGGCTGAATATTTTTCCTCCGAAGCTTCTACCTGACCATATCAATGTCCATGTTCTGGGCGAAAACCAGCCCATGCCATTCAATGATCGCTTCAGGGTTCAGTGCAGAAATGAACCGGCAACCACTGTGGTTGCTCACATTGCCAAGGATGGCCACTATTACATTCATTACGACCCTTCGCAGTGCAGGAGTCTCACTGTCAGGGAAGCTGCGCGTCTGCAGACTTTTCCAGACAACTATTTCTTTGCTGGCAACCGCACCGAACAGTACACCCAAGTCGGGAATGCCGTTCCCCCCTTGCTGGCCCGAAAACTCGCCGAAGTCGTGCGCAGCATTCTGAACAGAATGACTCGGGAGAAGCGAAAACAGGAAGGTGTTCACTGGTGCCAGGAAGAGCTGGAAAGCCAGCGTCATCACCTTCCTGCGAAGCGTGGTCAGATGCCGCTGCTTGCGGAGGTCGATTGA
- a CDS encoding AIPR family protein, whose translation MMEQTTEEFFHDFRQELLAEAEVCGFQLDAFMETVAAELVETGFTEGFELCHYRPPQGGIRVDGYWFNDEGNLDLFVADFDARAELASLTKTELEATFKRLSKFFEASIDRDLAVDLEVTSPGYGLAKQIADRRGGISSLNLILLSERTLSGTVQSLPEGDVAGVPASYHVWDISRLHRQRSSRSHKEPLDLDFVEMFGKGIASLPAHLGADAYQSFLMVMPADFLATLYGKFGARLLEQNVRTFLQARGSVNKGIRATILNEPEMFLAYNNGVTATAQRVETETTDSGLVITKVVDLQIVNGGQTTASLFHTRKRDKADLSRIFVQMKLSVIDSQQSEMVVPKISEYANTQNRVNAADFFSNHPFHVRMEDFSRRIWAPAQKGATRETRWFYERARGQYADAQSKLRPAEQRRFKAEYPKPQMFTKTDLAKFENVWDEHPRWVNLGSQKNFAQYAKRIGSEWEKSSDTFNELYFKRAVARGMVFRATERIVSAQAWYNGGYRANIVAYTLAVLAEIARCRNGAIDFLAIWNAQKVDPILEAAIASAASVVNEDIIDPPPGISNIGEWCKREGCWTRIQAKSNVIAARLDSGFFDQLVSLDEQVETERSARKTQKIDDGIEAQKKVLAVPSVDWIRLNRTLLEKGVLTPKEMGVLKIAMQIPLKIPTEKQCAVLLEIIEKGRLEGVILKDT comes from the coding sequence ATGATGGAACAGACCACCGAGGAATTCTTCCATGACTTTCGACAGGAATTGCTGGCTGAAGCTGAGGTTTGTGGGTTTCAGCTCGATGCATTCATGGAAACAGTTGCTGCTGAACTTGTCGAAACAGGATTCACCGAGGGATTCGAGCTGTGTCACTATCGTCCGCCACAGGGTGGCATACGTGTGGATGGATACTGGTTCAATGACGAGGGGAACCTCGATCTTTTTGTCGCTGATTTCGATGCCCGTGCCGAGCTGGCTTCCCTGACGAAGACGGAACTTGAAGCGACATTCAAACGTCTGTCCAAGTTTTTCGAGGCAAGTATCGACAGGGATCTTGCGGTTGACCTTGAGGTCACTTCGCCTGGGTACGGTCTAGCCAAACAGATTGCCGACCGCAGGGGCGGCATCAGTTCACTTAACCTGATTCTTCTCTCCGAACGCACGCTCAGCGGGACAGTGCAGAGCCTTCCTGAAGGGGACGTTGCCGGTGTTCCCGCCAGCTATCACGTATGGGATATCTCGCGACTTCATCGTCAGCGCAGCTCACGAAGTCACAAGGAGCCGCTTGATCTGGACTTCGTGGAGATGTTCGGCAAGGGCATCGCCAGCCTTCCGGCTCATCTGGGAGCTGATGCCTATCAGTCCTTCCTCATGGTCATGCCTGCAGATTTTCTTGCAACCCTTTACGGAAAATTCGGGGCGCGCCTGCTTGAGCAGAACGTCCGCACGTTCCTGCAGGCTCGTGGCAGCGTGAACAAGGGAATCCGAGCAACCATCCTGAATGAGCCGGAGATGTTCTTGGCCTATAACAACGGGGTTACGGCCACTGCACAGCGCGTCGAGACCGAAACAACGGACTCTGGTCTGGTGATCACGAAGGTTGTCGACCTTCAGATCGTCAATGGTGGGCAGACCACGGCATCACTGTTCCATACGCGGAAACGGGACAAAGCGGATTTGTCCCGAATATTCGTCCAGATGAAGCTCTCTGTCATCGACAGTCAGCAGAGCGAGATGGTCGTGCCGAAGATCTCGGAATACGCCAATACTCAGAACAGGGTGAATGCTGCCGACTTCTTCTCGAATCATCCGTTCCATGTTCGGATGGAAGACTTCTCACGGCGCATCTGGGCCCCAGCACAGAAAGGAGCCACCCGCGAGACGCGCTGGTTTTATGAGCGTGCACGTGGTCAGTATGCCGATGCGCAGTCGAAGCTCAGGCCGGCAGAACAGCGTCGCTTCAAGGCCGAATATCCAAAGCCACAGATGTTCACAAAGACAGACCTCGCAAAATTCGAGAATGTCTGGGATGAGCACCCTCGCTGGGTCAACCTTGGTTCGCAGAAGAACTTCGCGCAGTATGCCAAGCGCATCGGAAGCGAGTGGGAAAAATCTTCCGATACCTTTAACGAGCTCTACTTCAAGAGGGCTGTCGCTCGTGGAATGGTTTTCCGCGCCACAGAGCGCATTGTTTCCGCGCAGGCTTGGTACAACGGCGGATATCGAGCCAACATTGTGGCTTATACGCTTGCCGTGCTTGCTGAGATCGCAAGGTGCAGGAACGGGGCGATCGATTTTTTGGCGATCTGGAATGCTCAGAAGGTGGATCCAATTCTGGAGGCCGCGATTGCTTCTGCTGCATCCGTGGTGAATGAGGACATCATCGACCCGCCCCCTGGCATTTCGAATATAGGTGAGTGGTGCAAGCGGGAGGGATGCTGGACACGTATTCAGGCCAAATCCAACGTCATCGCTGCGCGTCTGGACTCTGGGTTCTTTGATCAATTGGTATCGCTCGATGAGCAAGTGGAGACCGAGCGAAGTGCGAGGAAGACACAGAAGATCGACGACGGGATCGAAGCTCAGAAGAAAGTATTGGCGGTTCCGTCTGTTGATTGGATTCGCCTGAACAGGACACTTCTGGAGAAAGGAGTTCTCACGCCAAAGGAAATGGGTGTACTCAAGATCGCAATGCAGATTCCTTTGAAAATTCCAACCGAAAAGCAATGCGCTGTGCTGCTGGAAATCATCGAGAAGGGGCGTCTGGAGGGCGTGATCCTGAAGGATACGTAG